Proteins from a single region of Aureibacter tunicatorum:
- a CDS encoding TonB-dependent receptor gives MKRLKLIVNRLALLSIFFMSLVHDSAMGQSDKLVVGGKVTDSESGEGLIGVTILVKELKAKGVITDANGEYRIALPKGNYTLSYNFIGYETINQSVSGSGTVQKNVSMSLSSSELDEVVVKAEREDKNVRSTTVSVVSISPKDLEDVPVLFGEKDVLKTIQLMPGVQSAGEGSSGFYVRGGDAGQNLLLLDEATVYNASHLMGFFSVFNSEALEDVNLYKGGIPAQYGGRISSVMDVRMRESSVEDFGGAGGIGLISSNLMLETPFDNNKGSVFVAGRRTYADVFTAFSNDPAISDTKLYFYDLNMKADYKINDNNRVYVSGYLGEDRMGITQFGLDWGNKTATLGWDHAFNDHLYMNTSLVLSNYDYNIKVDQINISSTINTYTFKQQYDWGISDNFDLKFGWDISYSEFGMGDLKASDDSGMNDFNVPDRITSEGGVFVSANTRFSDKLFAEYGIRYSGFAALGEGTFHTFDDEGDVINSEYYGKGEIAQYYGGLEPRINVTYMLTETSSLKASYNRMRQYNHLLSNSGTSLPTDLWIPSSNNIAPEIGDQVSLGYYRNFSDNKYEFSTEAYYKEMKNVIDYRTGAELGLNEYIEGDLLYGDGRAYGLEMYVKKKTGRLTGWISYTLSKSERQFDDIDGGVWFPSRQDRRHDFSITSIYKINERMKLSANWVYYTGNAITYPSGKYYINGQPVPYYSERNGYRMPDYHRLDIGLNIENKNYKIRIDPETGKSEKVNKRVESGWNFSLYNAYGRKNAYMITFEEKEGGEEGEMIANKISLFSFLPSVSYYFRF, from the coding sequence TTGAAAAGGTTAAAATTAATAGTAAATCGATTGGCGCTATTGTCCATATTTTTTATGAGTCTGGTGCATGATTCAGCCATGGGCCAAAGTGACAAGCTCGTGGTAGGCGGCAAAGTAACGGATTCCGAATCAGGCGAGGGACTGATCGGTGTTACCATTTTGGTAAAAGAGCTTAAAGCCAAAGGAGTGATCACAGATGCCAATGGCGAGTATCGAATAGCCTTGCCAAAGGGAAATTACACATTGTCATACAATTTTATAGGCTATGAAACTATCAACCAAAGTGTATCGGGCTCAGGTACTGTGCAAAAAAATGTAAGCATGTCATTGTCTTCAAGCGAGTTGGATGAAGTTGTTGTCAAGGCTGAAAGAGAAGATAAGAATGTGCGTTCAACCACTGTCAGCGTAGTAAGTATTTCCCCCAAGGATTTGGAGGATGTTCCCGTGCTTTTCGGTGAAAAGGATGTGCTGAAAACCATACAGTTGATGCCGGGAGTGCAGTCTGCGGGAGAAGGTTCCAGCGGATTTTATGTTCGTGGAGGAGATGCTGGACAAAATCTTTTGTTGTTGGATGAAGCCACTGTTTATAACGCTTCACACTTGATGGGATTTTTCTCCGTGTTCAACTCCGAAGCTTTGGAAGATGTGAATTTGTACAAAGGAGGAATTCCTGCCCAGTATGGCGGGCGAATTTCTTCGGTAATGGATGTGCGCATGAGGGAAAGCAGTGTCGAGGATTTTGGCGGTGCTGGAGGTATTGGTTTGATATCGTCGAATTTGATGTTGGAGACTCCATTTGACAATAACAAGGGAAGCGTATTCGTGGCCGGAAGAAGAACATATGCCGATGTTTTTACGGCCTTTTCTAATGACCCAGCGATTAGCGATACCAAGCTTTACTTCTATGATTTGAATATGAAAGCCGATTATAAGATCAACGATAATAACCGCGTGTATGTGTCTGGATATTTGGGAGAGGATAGAATGGGCATAACGCAGTTTGGTCTTGACTGGGGAAATAAAACGGCGACTCTTGGATGGGATCATGCTTTCAACGATCATTTGTATATGAACACGTCATTGGTGCTAAGCAATTATGATTATAACATCAAAGTGGACCAGATCAATATATCATCTACAATCAATACCTATACTTTCAAGCAACAATATGACTGGGGGATTTCTGATAACTTTGACCTGAAGTTTGGATGGGATATCTCATATTCAGAATTCGGCATGGGAGACTTGAAAGCTTCCGATGATAGCGGAATGAATGATTTTAACGTTCCGGATAGGATTACTTCCGAAGGAGGAGTGTTTGTAAGCGCAAACACGCGCTTTTCTGATAAATTATTCGCAGAATACGGGATCAGGTATTCAGGATTCGCTGCCTTGGGCGAAGGAACTTTCCATACTTTTGATGACGAAGGTGATGTGATCAATAGCGAATATTATGGCAAAGGCGAGATCGCTCAATATTACGGAGGATTGGAGCCAAGAATCAATGTGACGTATATGCTTACTGAAACGAGCTCCCTTAAGGCTTCATACAATCGAATGAGGCAATACAATCACTTGTTGTCGAATTCTGGAACTTCTTTGCCTACCGACTTGTGGATACCAAGCAGCAATAATATTGCTCCGGAGATTGGCGATCAAGTGTCTTTGGGCTATTACCGAAACTTCTCTGATAACAAGTACGAGTTCTCGACGGAAGCGTATTATAAAGAGATGAAAAATGTCATCGATTATCGTACTGGCGCTGAATTGGGATTGAATGAATATATCGAAGGCGATTTGCTGTATGGAGATGGTAGAGCCTATGGCCTGGAAATGTATGTGAAAAAGAAGACCGGAAGATTGACCGGATGGATTTCTTATACTTTGTCCAAGTCAGAGCGTCAGTTTGACGATATAGACGGCGGAGTATGGTTTCCTTCGAGACAAGATCGCAGACATGATTTCTCAATCACATCGATTTATAAAATCAATGAGCGAATGAAGTTATCGGCTAACTGGGTGTATTATACGGGAAATGCGATCACTTATCCTAGCGGAAAGTATTATATCAATGGACAGCCGGTTCCATACTACAGTGAAAGAAACGGTTATAGAATGCCTGATTATCATCGCTTGGATATCGGGCTGAATATAGAAAATAAGAATTATAAAATAAGAATCGATCCCGAAACGGGCAAGAGCGAAAAGGTGAATAAACGAGTGGAGTCAGGCTGGAACTTTTCCTTGTACAATGCCTATGGAAGAAAAAACGCCTATATGATTACTTTCGAAGAGAAAGAAGGTGGAGAAGAAGGAGAGATGATCGCAAACAAAATTTCGCTGTTTAGCTTCCTGCCTTCGGTTTCTTACTATTTCAGATTTTAG
- a CDS encoding glycosyltransferase family 25 protein, with translation MKKIENKLDWVSQSSYEENYLSTLKNFILHNSKVKISLQTVEDIFQQRLESTNQNIIALCDTLKEWELEVDAMQIEHQHLEFAPLPSILIFTDSESSIFLNYDKKNQLVDLLDPVFGFYQISLEDLKLSWDGTIVTAESSSDIEEEDYSEKEKRYKLQRKMNMNLEAVYIIALEGEKNKNIDLIKHHLSYFQLDNQVKVIVWDAVDGNKISDDDLDLLGVKVYDKWKITESQSKWYNREITAGELGCSLSHWMVWEDAFNKKYSKVLILEEDFIPVIDADFSLLNKCDFEWDLMYLGRTPKEKDKELSNFWVKPGFSYCTHAYILNNTGIEKLLKTRFCEKLIPVDEFLPALYSNHPRNDIRDLFKEEINAIATYKNLVNQYSGHDSTTNIKQNVKHESLYLNFGAFQKSWEKKYINPVIIDGNEELVISKEEKYILRFPLFNKLFCDHVISEAENINKWMIDRHKNYPTNDMLLEVLGLNDIYNRIINKYVLPIILKQWKFKFVLNNSLSENFIVRYKPDQQAYLAIHHDFSLVTMNLCLNNEFDGAGTVFPDYEKKIVLKEPGEVLIHPGRISHRHGALPVKDGKRYIIVSFLRDN, from the coding sequence ATGAAGAAAATAGAAAATAAGTTGGATTGGGTGAGTCAAAGTAGTTATGAAGAAAACTATTTATCTACACTTAAAAATTTTATTTTACATAATAGTAAAGTTAAAATATCTTTGCAAACAGTTGAGGATATTTTCCAACAAAGACTTGAGTCGACGAATCAGAATATAATAGCACTTTGCGATACATTGAAAGAGTGGGAGCTTGAAGTTGACGCGATGCAAATTGAACACCAACATTTAGAGTTTGCACCTCTTCCATCTATATTAATATTTACCGACAGTGAATCCAGTATTTTTTTAAATTATGATAAAAAAAATCAGTTAGTAGACCTTTTGGACCCTGTCTTTGGGTTTTATCAAATTAGTCTTGAAGATTTGAAATTGTCTTGGGATGGAACTATAGTCACAGCCGAAAGTTCAAGCGATATTGAAGAAGAAGATTATTCTGAAAAGGAGAAGCGATATAAGTTACAACGAAAAATGAATATGAACCTTGAAGCTGTTTATATTATAGCTTTGGAAGGGGAAAAAAATAAAAATATAGATTTAATAAAGCATCATCTCTCGTATTTTCAACTAGATAATCAAGTTAAGGTTATTGTATGGGATGCAGTGGATGGAAACAAAATAAGTGATGATGATTTAGATTTATTAGGAGTTAAGGTTTATGATAAATGGAAAATAACTGAAAGCCAAAGCAAATGGTATAATCGTGAGATTACAGCAGGTGAATTGGGTTGCTCTTTAAGTCATTGGATGGTGTGGGAGGATGCCTTTAATAAAAAGTATTCTAAAGTATTGATATTGGAAGAAGATTTTATTCCAGTTATCGATGCGGATTTTAGTTTATTAAATAAATGTGACTTTGAATGGGATTTAATGTATTTGGGTCGAACGCCTAAAGAAAAAGATAAAGAACTTAGCAATTTTTGGGTAAAGCCTGGTTTTAGTTATTGCACTCATGCATATATCTTGAATAATACAGGGATAGAAAAGCTGTTAAAAACACGTTTTTGTGAAAAGTTGATCCCTGTTGATGAATTTTTACCTGCCTTATATTCGAATCACCCCAGAAATGATATTAGAGATTTATTTAAAGAGGAAATAAATGCCATTGCAACTTATAAAAATTTAGTCAATCAATATTCAGGACATGATAGCACTACAAATATAAAGCAAAATGTAAAACATGAATCTTTGTATTTGAATTTTGGCGCTTTTCAAAAGTCGTGGGAGAAAAAATATATTAACCCTGTCATTATTGATGGCAATGAAGAATTGGTTATTAGCAAAGAAGAAAAGTATATTTTAAGGTTTCCATTATTTAATAAATTGTTTTGCGATCATGTAATCAGTGAAGCTGAAAATATTAATAAATGGATGATTGATCGGCATAAAAATTATCCGACTAACGACATGCTTCTTGAAGTATTAGGCTTAAATGATATTTATAATAGAATTATAAATAAATATGTTTTGCCAATAATATTGAAGCAATGGAAGTTTAAGTTTGTTTTAAATAATAGTTTGTCTGAAAATTTTATCGTAAGATACAAACCGGATCAACAAGCTTATCTTGCTATTCATCATGACTTTAGTTTGGTGACAATGAATCTTTGCTTGAATAATGAGTTTGATGGAGCAGGAACTGTATTTCCAGATTATGAGAAAAAAATAGTTTTAAAAGAGCCTGGGGAGGTTTTGATACATCCAGGTAGAATTAGTCATCGTCATGGAGCTCTTCCTGTTAAAGATGGAAAGAGGTATATTATTGTGTCATTTTTGAGAGATAATTAA
- a CDS encoding lanthionine synthetase C family protein, whose product MEMKNDSKRSVEEALNILLFKVKNKQIKDNDSIGLYGGNSGAGLLMALAYSAFGDESYLEKATEIFNNIITQLGETEYLNPYFSTGVSGWAHVLNYLSKKNILDVDADDYLEDIDPYLYKNMLYLIEQNDDDLLNGALGIGVYFLNRNLKEYIDPLISYLDKTKVNTVSGLMWEYSKPDDMDNKVINFGLSHGIAGKIFFLAKCYSIGINKEKCFALIDGAVNFLMNNQQKQESVESCFPNTILSSDFFSNKHTPQNSRLAWCYGDLGIWYTLYFTAKVLNDESLKASATKGLLKTGQRRSLKKNKVVDAGFCHGSSGIFYIFYKMWYETNNKEFLDISNYWLNETMNFGSKQFKFLVGDFEERGFKECDSLLEGDIGVAMVYLTFLNPKHMDWESCMMLS is encoded by the coding sequence ATGGAAATGAAAAATGATTCAAAAAGATCTGTTGAAGAAGCATTAAATATTCTTTTGTTTAAGGTTAAGAATAAACAGATAAAAGATAATGATTCGATAGGGCTTTATGGAGGTAACTCAGGAGCTGGTTTGTTAATGGCTTTGGCATATTCCGCATTTGGTGATGAAAGCTATTTAGAAAAAGCTACAGAAATTTTTAATAATATTATTACGCAATTGGGAGAAACTGAGTATTTGAATCCTTATTTTTCAACTGGTGTGTCAGGATGGGCTCACGTATTAAATTATTTATCAAAGAAAAATATTCTGGATGTAGATGCGGATGATTACCTTGAAGACATAGATCCTTATCTATATAAAAATATGTTATATTTAATAGAGCAAAATGACGATGATCTATTGAACGGGGCATTAGGAATAGGTGTGTATTTTTTAAATAGAAATTTAAAAGAGTATATAGACCCGCTAATTTCTTATTTAGATAAAACAAAAGTGAATACCGTTAGTGGCTTGATGTGGGAGTATTCAAAGCCCGATGATATGGATAATAAAGTGATAAACTTTGGATTGTCGCACGGTATAGCAGGGAAAATATTCTTTTTGGCGAAATGTTATTCGATTGGAATTAATAAAGAAAAGTGTTTTGCTTTAATCGATGGAGCTGTGAATTTTTTGATGAATAATCAACAGAAACAGGAATCGGTTGAATCGTGTTTTCCAAATACAATCTTGAGTTCGGACTTTTTTTCAAATAAACACACTCCTCAAAATAGCCGATTGGCTTGGTGCTATGGAGATCTGGGAATCTGGTACACATTATATTTTACAGCTAAAGTTCTAAATGATGAGAGTTTAAAGGCTAGTGCGACTAAGGGACTATTGAAAACAGGCCAAAGAAGGTCATTGAAAAAAAATAAAGTCGTTGATGCAGGTTTTTGTCATGGTTCTTCTGGCATTTTTTATATTTTTTATAAAATGTGGTATGAGACAAATAATAAAGAATTTTTAGATATATCAAATTACTGGTTGAATGAAACTATGAATTTTGGAAGTAAACAGTTCAAGTTTTTAGTCGGTGATTTTGAAGAAAGGGGTTTTAAAGAGTGCGATAGTTTACTGGAGGGAGATATTGGTGTTGCTATGGTGTATCTGACTTTTTTAAATCCGAAACATATGGATTGGGAATCTTGTATGATGCTATCTTGA
- a CDS encoding thiopeptide-type bacteriocin biosynthesis protein: protein MNLKRNFIPGDEWLYFKIYSGVKTLEKILINEIYPLSNFLLENGIIDKFFFIRYFDSDNHIRLRFHIANDNEESIAVLIKKLNACILPYIENRLVWDLSVNTYKRELERYGIGTMEDIETLFYVNSLDILSYINYEYEAEVGEDSRLLWCIKYIDLLLSKFSYSLNQKGDIISYLSKGYEVEFDMNKDMKIILDKKYREKKMKIEDYLLLDDNKNHNVKNSLEEVTISKIIVKTSGEGEINNLLSSIIHMHVNRLFRSKQRVYEFLILYMMKKLYSSMKIRVDHDNKWRDYFELECLETR, encoded by the coding sequence ATGAACTTAAAAAGAAACTTTATACCAGGGGATGAATGGCTTTATTTCAAAATTTACTCTGGAGTAAAAACACTAGAAAAAATATTAATAAATGAGATTTATCCGCTTTCTAATTTTTTACTAGAAAATGGAATAATTGATAAATTTTTTTTTATAAGATATTTTGATTCTGATAATCATATTAGACTTAGGTTTCATATCGCAAATGATAATGAAGAATCTATAGCTGTTTTAATTAAGAAATTAAATGCGTGTATTTTACCTTATATAGAAAATAGACTGGTTTGGGATTTAAGTGTCAATACCTATAAACGAGAGTTAGAAAGGTATGGAATCGGAACAATGGAAGATATTGAAACATTGTTTTATGTTAATAGTCTTGATATTCTTTCATATATAAATTATGAGTATGAGGCTGAAGTTGGAGAGGATTCTCGATTGCTTTGGTGTATAAAGTATATTGATTTATTGTTGTCTAAATTTTCTTATTCATTAAATCAAAAAGGTGACATAATTAGCTATTTGTCAAAGGGGTATGAAGTGGAGTTTGATATGAATAAGGATATGAAAATTATTTTAGACAAGAAGTATCGAGAAAAGAAAATGAAAATTGAAGATTATTTGTTGCTAGATGATAATAAAAATCACAATGTGAAAAATTCTTTGGAAGAAGTAACGATAAGTAAAATAATAGTAAAAACTAGTGGTGAAGGTGAAATCAATAATTTGCTTTCTAGCATAATACATATGCATGTTAATAGGCTGTTTAGGTCAAAGCAAAGAGTATATGAGTTTTTGATTTTGTATATGATGAAAAAATTATACTCTTCAATGAAAATACGGGTTGATCATGATAATAAGTGGAGAGATTATTTTGAATTGGAGTGTTTAGAAACTAGATAG
- a CDS encoding peptidase domain-containing ABC transporter — protein sequence MIKFPFYKQLDSMDCGPSSLRMIAKFYGKTYSLQFLRDLSYLSRDGVSMLGLSDAAEKIGFITKAYRLTWDQLEKEAILPCIIHWNDEHFVVLYKIKTKKNKKYIHVADPNQGLLKYSKKEFLNSWSKDGALGERFGNVLLLEPTPDFYDAGNEDNNKQNLSYLLKYIRPYKKYIFQLVLGMLTGTLIGLIFPFLTQSIVDKGISNNNLSFISMVLVAQFILIVGQTANEIIRNWLMLHVTSRVSISLLSNFLIKLMKLPIAYFDIKLLGDIIQRMEDHQRIQYFLTNGLINIIFAGITVIIYALIMAKYQLDILLIFLIGSAIYIVWVLLFLKSRRDLDYKQFQQSSKNQSNIIQLVTGMQEIKMNGCEKQKRWEWEKTQARLYKISLKSMSLDQFQYVGATFINHSKDILISFLVARSVVQGQMTLGMMMAVQYLIGQLNAPIQQFISFAQSAQDAKISLERLGEIHDQDDEEGIEQNKLYSIPKSENILLRNLTFQYEGPHSKKILEDVNFEILPGKITAIVGTSGSGKSTLMKLILGNYNPTVGEVLLNGIRINNYSSREWRKSCGVVMQEGFIFSDSIINNICVSDDYPNLEKFNKALEVSNLKEYIESLPLGYETKIGSDGHGLSTGQKQRILIARSVYKNPDYLFFDEATNALDANNERVIMENLEQFFKGRTVLIVAHRLSTVKNANQIIVLNNGKLVEKGNHEELISNKSEYYNLVKDQLEMESNLIY from the coding sequence ATGATTAAATTTCCTTTTTATAAACAATTGGATTCAATGGATTGTGGACCTAGTTCTTTGCGAATGATTGCAAAGTTCTATGGCAAAACTTATAGTTTACAATTTCTAAGAGATTTATCTTATTTAAGTAGAGATGGTGTATCGATGTTGGGTCTAAGCGATGCTGCTGAAAAAATAGGTTTTATCACTAAGGCTTATAGATTAACTTGGGATCAATTGGAAAAAGAGGCGATTTTGCCATGTATTATTCATTGGAATGATGAACACTTCGTTGTCTTATATAAAATAAAAACAAAAAAAAATAAAAAATATATTCATGTAGCAGATCCTAATCAAGGTTTATTGAAATATAGTAAAAAAGAGTTTTTAAATTCATGGAGTAAAGATGGAGCGTTAGGTGAGAGGTTTGGGAATGTTTTATTATTAGAACCAACACCTGATTTTTATGATGCTGGCAACGAAGATAATAATAAACAAAACTTATCATATCTATTGAAATATATAAGACCTTATAAAAAGTATATATTTCAATTAGTGCTTGGTATGTTAACAGGTACCTTGATAGGACTTATTTTTCCATTTTTAACTCAGTCCATAGTGGATAAAGGGATATCTAATAATAATTTATCCTTTATTAGTATGGTTCTAGTGGCGCAATTTATTTTGATTGTAGGTCAAACAGCAAATGAAATAATACGAAATTGGTTGATGTTGCATGTAACATCCCGAGTCAGTATATCTTTGTTGTCTAATTTTTTAATAAAGCTAATGAAGTTGCCAATAGCTTATTTTGATATAAAGCTATTAGGAGATATTATACAACGAATGGAGGACCATCAGCGAATACAGTATTTTCTTACAAATGGATTAATAAATATAATATTTGCTGGGATCACCGTCATAATATATGCGTTGATTATGGCTAAATATCAATTAGATATTTTATTGATTTTTTTGATTGGAAGTGCTATTTATATAGTCTGGGTATTGTTATTTTTAAAATCAAGAAGGGATCTTGATTATAAGCAATTTCAACAATCATCTAAGAATCAAAGCAATATAATTCAACTGGTAACAGGTATGCAGGAGATTAAGATGAATGGATGTGAAAAACAAAAAAGATGGGAATGGGAAAAAACACAAGCTCGATTATATAAGATAAGCTTAAAAAGTATGTCATTAGATCAATTTCAGTATGTGGGGGCTACTTTTATAAATCATTCAAAAGATATTTTAATTTCATTTTTGGTGGCTAGATCTGTGGTGCAAGGTCAAATGACATTAGGCATGATGATGGCTGTACAATATTTAATAGGCCAGCTCAACGCTCCTATTCAACAATTTATAAGTTTCGCACAGTCAGCTCAAGATGCTAAAATCAGTTTAGAAAGGTTGGGCGAAATTCATGATCAAGATGATGAAGAAGGTATTGAGCAAAATAAACTCTATAGTATTCCAAAGTCAGAGAACATTTTATTAAGAAACTTAACTTTTCAATATGAAGGCCCACATTCAAAAAAAATATTAGAGGATGTTAATTTTGAAATTTTGCCAGGTAAGATAACTGCAATTGTAGGCACCAGTGGAAGTGGTAAAAGCACCTTGATGAAGTTGATATTAGGCAATTATAATCCAACTGTTGGAGAAGTATTATTGAATGGCATAAGAATAAATAACTATAGTTCAAGGGAATGGAGGAAAAGCTGTGGAGTTGTTATGCAAGAGGGGTTTATTTTTTCAGATAGCATTATAAATAATATATGTGTGAGCGACGACTATCCGAACTTAGAGAAGTTTAATAAGGCTCTAGAGGTTTCTAATTTGAAAGAATATATAGAAAGTCTTCCGCTTGGTTATGAAACAAAAATAGGCAGTGATGGTCATGGCTTGAGCACAGGACAAAAACAACGAATACTTATAGCAAGATCTGTTTATAAAAATCCAGATTATTTGTTTTTTGATGAGGCGACAAATGCGTTGGACGCAAATAATGAAAGAGTAATTATGGAAAACTTGGAACAGTTTTTTAAAGGTAGAACAGTCTTGATTGTAGCTCATAGATTAAGCACTGTAAAAAATGCGAACCAAATAATAGTGCTTAATAATGGCAAATTGGTGGAAAAGGGAAATCATGAAGAGTTGATTTCTAATAAAAGTGAATATTACAACTTGGTAAAGGATCAACTAGAAATGGAAAGCAATTTAATTTATTAA
- a CDS encoding glycosyltransferase, whose protein sequence is MHILIVDNIKIPVINYGAVERFVWWIGKELSNQGHEVSYLVKKGSYCPFGKVYTYDLNKPISVQIPKGVDVLHLNNPLDEDLDFPFLITCHGNYPFFEYHHENTVFVSQNHANRYNADTYVYIGLDFDEYGKVDWNASRDYNLFLANTENKKKNVKGAISICEKINQKLAIVGGDGNSNHLIQFKGMVGGFKKNKIINGGRALLFPVIWNEPFGVALIESLYFGLPVIGTPYGSLPELINEEVGYLSFDDWELESALLHADNFDRSLCHQYVLDEFDHITMTNKYISLYEKVLNGEKLNKRKPILFPNNINNLPIFKKSDYESI, encoded by the coding sequence ATGCATATTCTGATTGTAGATAATATTAAAATTCCTGTTATTAATTACGGGGCAGTAGAAAGGTTTGTATGGTGGATTGGTAAGGAACTCTCTAATCAAGGACATGAAGTAAGTTATTTAGTTAAAAAGGGTTCATATTGTCCTTTTGGAAAAGTCTATACTTATGACTTGAATAAACCAATATCGGTTCAAATTCCTAAAGGTGTCGATGTCTTGCATTTAAACAATCCGTTAGATGAAGATTTAGATTTTCCTTTTTTAATTACATGTCATGGAAATTATCCATTTTTTGAATATCATCATGAAAATACTGTATTTGTATCTCAGAATCACGCAAACAGGTATAATGCTGATACTTATGTTTACATTGGTTTGGATTTTGATGAATATGGAAAAGTCGATTGGAATGCTTCCAGAGATTATAATTTGTTTTTAGCTAACACTGAAAATAAAAAGAAAAATGTAAAAGGAGCCATATCAATTTGTGAGAAGATAAATCAAAAATTAGCAATTGTAGGCGGGGATGGGAATTCTAATCATTTAATTCAGTTTAAGGGTATGGTTGGCGGTTTTAAAAAAAATAAAATTATTAATGGTGGAAGAGCTTTGTTATTTCCAGTCATTTGGAATGAACCTTTTGGAGTTGCTTTAATTGAATCATTGTATTTTGGACTTCCAGTTATTGGAACGCCTTATGGATCTTTGCCGGAATTAATAAATGAAGAGGTAGGTTATTTATCATTTGATGATTGGGAGTTGGAGTCAGCTTTGCTTCATGCAGATAATTTTGATAGGTCATTATGCCATCAATATGTGTTGGATGAATTTGATCATATAACTATGACGAATAAATACATAAGTCTTTACGAAAAAGTTCTTAATGGAGAAAAGTTGAATAAAAGAAAGCCTATTTTGTTCCCAAACAATATTAATAATCTACCTATTTTCAAAAAGTCTGATTATGAATCCATTTAA
- a CDS encoding HlyD family secretion protein, whose product MPDNNTDDFHSDEIQEIMGSVPSVIVTWGMSIIFMVLVILIIGSYFFKYPVVVKVPSIITTYQTPVVLEARINGKIEQILINDKDTVSKGDLIAVIKGTANFKKILAVENQIKQVQLFNTMDSSLNSSLLYNFDSLGELQYAYSKLKKTIREYNHFLEQEHIPKKIKNLELQLIKHKEVRDIQSMQHKLIHEEVELSKKAFERDSTLFAMSAYMISQAEYEKSKQLYTQKIAKVVSFEVKLKNNDITLLNIEDNLLNLKIEQEKLMKEQKWSIEEQKESLLAEIQEWKLNYLITSPIDGVASQTNMWSENQSVKIGDRVSTVIPYNESKIIVKVIIPNEKIGNIKIGQSVFIKLEGFPYMEFGMLEGYLSRISLVPEKNSYIGMVQLNEGMCTTYDKRLKFIQEMEGVAEIVTKDSRAIERFILPLRNFL is encoded by the coding sequence ATGCCTGACAATAATACAGATGATTTTCACAGTGATGAGATTCAGGAAATAATGGGAAGTGTTCCTAGTGTGATTGTAACATGGGGCATGAGTATTATATTCATGGTTTTAGTGATTTTAATCATAGGGAGCTATTTTTTCAAATATCCTGTTGTTGTAAAAGTACCATCTATCATAACGACTTATCAAACACCCGTTGTGCTTGAGGCTAGAATCAATGGCAAAATAGAGCAGATATTAATTAATGATAAAGATACTGTTAGTAAAGGGGATCTTATTGCGGTAATTAAGGGTACTGCGAATTTCAAAAAAATATTAGCGGTGGAAAATCAAATAAAGCAAGTTCAACTTTTCAATACAATGGACAGTAGCTTGAATTCAAGCTTATTATATAATTTCGATTCCCTTGGCGAGTTGCAATATGCATATTCAAAACTCAAAAAGACTATTAGAGAGTACAATCATTTTTTAGAACAAGAACATATTCCTAAAAAAATAAAGAATTTGGAGTTGCAATTGATAAAACACAAAGAAGTTCGTGATATTCAGTCAATGCAGCATAAATTAATCCACGAAGAAGTAGAACTAAGCAAAAAGGCTTTTGAAAGGGATTCTACATTATTTGCTATGAGTGCTTATATGATTTCACAAGCAGAATATGAGAAGTCAAAACAGTTATATACTCAAAAAATAGCTAAAGTTGTAAGCTTTGAAGTAAAATTAAAAAATAATGATATCACCTTATTGAATATTGAAGACAATTTGCTAAACCTGAAAATTGAGCAAGAAAAATTAATGAAAGAACAAAAGTGGTCGATTGAAGAGCAAAAAGAATCATTATTAGCTGAAATTCAAGAGTGGAAATTAAACTATTTGATAACCTCTCCTATAGATGGAGTGGCAAGTCAAACAAACATGTGGAGTGAGAATCAAAGTGTGAAAATTGGAGATCGAGTATCAACAGTTATACCTTATAATGAATCGAAAATCATAGTAAAAGTCATAATTCCTAATGAAAAGATTGGTAATATTAAAATTGGCCAATCCGTGTTTATAAAGTTGGAAGGATTCCCTTATATGGAGTTTGGTATGCTGGAAGGATATTTAAGCAGAATTTCTTTAGTGCCTGAAAAAAATAGCTACATAGGGATGGTTCAATTGAATGAAGGAATGTGCACTACGTACGATAAACGACTTAAGTTTATTCAGGAGATGGAAGGTGTTGCAGAAATAGTGACAAAAGATTCAAGAGCTATAGAACGATTTATATTGCCACTAAGAAATTTTTTATAA